Proteins encoded within one genomic window of Lysinibacillus sphaericus:
- a CDS encoding VOC family protein, whose translation MIVGLHHVQLTIPKDCEEQGKAFYCHVLGLKEIEKPTSLQGRGGFWLQVGNQEVHVGTEDGFDRYTTKAHIAYQVDNVAHWKNVLSEHQIEIIDCVPIPHVERFEFRDPFGNRVEMMQPI comes from the coding sequence ATGATTGTCGGTTTACATCACGTACAGCTTACCATTCCAAAAGATTGTGAGGAACAGGGGAAAGCGTTTTATTGCCATGTACTGGGGCTAAAAGAAATAGAGAAACCCACCTCTCTTCAAGGACGTGGGGGCTTTTGGTTACAAGTAGGAAATCAAGAAGTACATGTTGGGACAGAGGACGGGTTTGATCGATATACAACAAAAGCGCATATTGCCTATCAAGTTGACAACGTAGCGCATTGGAAGAACGTCTTATCCGAACACCAAATCGAAATAATTGATTGCGTGCCAATTCCACATGTTGAACGCTTTGAATTTCGAGACCCTTTCGGTAATCGAGTAGAGATGATGCAACCCATCTAA